The segment CAGGATCCTCAGTGCCTGCAGGAGGCCAGGGCAGTCCTTTCTTCTTTTTTAGACAGGACAGACGGATGGGTGGAAAATAAGATTGAAGCCTGCCGTTTTCTTTCTCTGTGCTGGCGGTTGGAGGGAAACGAGGAGGAGGCGCTGAAAGCGTTGCTTTTCTCGTTTTTCTACGATCGTCCAAGGGCTGAAATCTGCTGTGATGTTGGTGACTGGTTTTTCAGAAGAGAAGAGTACAGGACAGCCGCTTTCTGGTACAGTGCAGCCCTGAATACAGAAAAGGATGAAAAGAGCGGCGGGTTTGTGAGCGGGGAGTGCTATGATTATATACCGGCCCTGCAGCTGACGGTATGTTTTTACCGGCTTGGAGAGACAGACAAGGCAGAGGCATGCAACGAGCTGGCCGGACGGGTGAAGCCTGATTCAGAGGCCTACCTTTATAACTGCAGATTTTTCAGGGAAGAGAGGGATAAAGCGCAGAAACAGCCAAAGGCGGATAAGAATAATGAAGAGCATGAAAAATAGAGAGTTGAAAAAGTACTGGCAAAAAAATATTGCAAACATATGTTCGATTATGTTATAATATTCTTGAAAAAAAAGAGAATTTATGCCATAATGGGAACTATTGTCCAGAAACTGCGGTTCTCTGCCCGGAGCGTTTCGTGCCGGCTAAATCTGGAGCGGGGGAAAAGACAGCCGGGAGAAAGAGACGGCTGCATCAGAGAGAAATGGCCGCGGCAGAGGCCGGTAGCCGGATATCCGGGCAGCAGAGGATGCCAGAGAGCACCAGAGAACGCGGACAGATGGAAAGCAGAGGAGAAATGCACTGGCATCAGCACGATTGAAAAGATGAGATAGAGAACAAACAGAAAAATAGAAGATTAAACAGAAGAACAGATAAAAGATCAGATAAAAGATTAGATACATAGATATGGAGGGACATCATGGGCAAAGCACAGTATGACGCGGACAGCATTACCGTACTGGAAGGGCTGGAGGCGGTTCGCAAGCGCCCCGGCATGTATATTGGAGGAGTGGGAACCAAGGGGCTGAACCACCTGATATATGAGATTGTCGATAATTCGGTGGACGAGCATCTGGCAGGCGAGTGTACATCGATCTGGGTGACGCTGGAGGCGGATGGCTCCTGCACCGTGCGGGACAATGGGCGAGGTATCCCGGTGGAGATGCACAAGAAGGGAGTCTCTGCGGAGCGAGTGGTTCTTTCCACCCTCCATGCAGGCGGAAAATTCGACAACAGCGCCTATAAGACAAGCGGAGGCCTGCACGGTGTCGGCTCCTCCGTTGTCAATGCCCTCTCGGAACACTTAGATATCAAGATTTATAAAAACGGGCAGATTCATCACGATGCATATGAGCGGGGAATTCCAGTAGTGGAGCTGGTGGATGGACTCCTTCCGGTGATCGGAAATACAAAAGAGACAGGCACCTGCATTAATTTCCTGCCGGATGACACGATTTTTGAGAAGACAAAGTTTAAGGCTGAATGGCTGAAAAGCCGTCTCCACGAGACAGCGTACCTGAATCCGGCCCTTACGATATATTATGAAAACAGGAGGGCAGGGGAGGAGGAGAAAATCGTCTACTCTGAGCCAGACGGAATTATCGCCTATGTAAAGGAGATCAATGCCGGAAAAACGCCGGTTCATGAGCCCATCTATTTTAAGGGGTCCATGGAGGGCATAGAGGTGGAGGCTGCCATTCAGTTTGTGGATACCTTTGAGGAGAATATTCTCGGCTTCTGCAATAATATTTTCACGCAGGAGGGCGGAACCCATCTGGCTGGCTTTAAGACAAAGTTTACGATGCTGATTAACAGTTATGCCAGAGAGCTGGGAATTTTAAAGGAGAAAGATTCCAATTTTACAGGCGCCGACACTCGAAACGGTATGACGGCTGTGATTGCCATCAAGCATCCGGATCCGATCTTTGAGGGACAGACGAAGACAAAGCTGGCCAGCGCAGATGCCACCAAAGCTGTATTCACACTGACAGGAGAGGAGCTTCAGCGCTTCTTCGACCGAAATCTGGAAACCCTGAAGGCCGTGATCGGCTGCGCGGAGAAATCTGCCAAAATCAGAAAGGCGGAAGAGAAGGCAAAGACGAACATGCTGACGAAATCCCGCTTCTCCTTTGACAGCAACGGAAAGCTGTCCAACTGTGAGAGCCGGGATGCAGAAAAATGTGAGATTTTTATTGTAGAGGGAGATTCCGCCGGAGGTTCTGCAAAGATGGGCAGAAACCGCCAGTATCAGGCGATCCTTCCGATCCGCGGAAAAATTCTGAATGTGGAAAAGGCGTCCATGGACAAGGTTCTGGCCAATGCAGAGATTAAGACGATGATCAATGCGTTCGGATGCGGATTTTCTGAGGGCTATGGAAATGATTTCGATATTTCAAAGCTGAGATATAACAAGATTATTCTCATGACAGATGCGGATGTGGACGGAAGCCATATTGATACGCTGCTTCTGACCTTTCTGTACCGCTTTATGCCGGATCTTATCACAGAGGGTCATGTGTACATTGCCATGCCCCCTCTGTTCAAGGTGATCCCAAAGAAAGGGGAGGAGCAGTATCTCTATGATGAAAAGGCTCTGGAAAAATATAAAAAGACTCATGCAGGAGGCTTCACCCTCCAGCGCTATAAAGGTCTGGGAGAGATGGATGCAGAACAGCTCTGGGAGACGACGCTGAACCCGGAAAACCGAGTCCTGAAGCAGGTGGAGATCGAGGACGCCAGGATGGCCTCGGAGATTACGGAGATGCTGATGGGAAGCGATGTGCCGCCAAGGCGCCAGTTTATCTATGATCATGCAGAGGAAGCAGAGATAGACGCCTGACGGCTGCGCCCTGACGCAGGGCAGGAGGCGGTTACCCCCTGTCCTTTCACGGCTGAGGGCAGTCATGGGGAGAACCCGTCACGGTACGCTGATTACCGGATATAACCAGGCACCGCCTGCAGAAAAACAGGCGCAGCAGGAAAGAAACAGGCACAGCAGGCAGGAGAGAGAAAAATGGCTGAAAAAATCATAAAGACCGAATATTCGGAGGAAATGCAGAAAAGCTACATGAACTATTCCATGAGCGTTATCACGGCCAGGGCAATTCCAGATGCCAGGGACGGACTCAAACCAGTTCAGAGGCGTGTGTTGTATGATATGAGCGAGCTTCATCTGGGACACGACAAGCCTCATCGAAAGTCGGCGCGTATCGTCGGCGATACGATGGGTAAGTATCATCCCCACGGTGACAGTTCCATCTATGAAACGCTGGTTGTCATGTCACAGGTGTTTAAAAAGGGAATGCCGCTAGTAAACGGCCATGGAAACTTCGGCTCCATCGAGGGAGACGGGGCGGCTGCCATGAGGTACACAGAGGCCCGCCTTGAAAAATTTGCAGAGGAAGTCTATTTAAAGGATCTGGATAAGACGGTAAATTTCGTTCCAAATTACGATGAGACAGAGAAGGAGCCGGAGGTGCTGCCGGTGCGCGTCCCGAATCTTCTGATAAACGGGGCAGAGGGAATTGCCGTCGGCATGAGCACCAGCATCCCGCCCCACAATCTCGGTGAGGTGGTGGACACGGTTCAGGCCTTTATTGACAATCCGGAACTGAGGACGGAGGAACTTCTCGGCCATCTTCACGGGCCGGATTTTCCCACAGGAGGGATCATTGCAAACAAAAAGGATCTGGCCTCGATCTACGAAACCGGTTCCGGAAAAATCAAGCTCCGGGCTAAAATGGAAGTGGAGCTGGGAAAGAGGAAGGCAGATAAGGACAAGCTGGTGATCACGGAGATCCCCTATACGATGATCGGCGCGGGGATCAATAAGTGTCTGATGGATATAGCAGAGCTTGTGGAGTCAAAGAAGCTGACAGATGTGGTGGATATTTCCAATCAGTCGAACAAAGAGGGAATCCGCATTGTGCTGGAGCTTCGCAAGGATGCGGATGTGGAAAAGATTCGAAACATCCTCTATAAAAAGACAAAGCTTGAGGATACCTATGGAGTAAACATGCTGGCCATCGTAAAGGGCAGGCCGGAAACCCTGAATCTGAGAGGAATCCTTAAAAATTATCTGGACTTCCAGTATGAGAACAATACGCGGAAGTATCGCGTCCTGCTGGAGAAGGAGCTGGAGAAGAAGGAGATCCAGGAGGGGCTGATTAGGGCCTGCGATGTGATTGACCTGATTATTGCAGTGCTGAGGGGCTCCAGGAATCTGAAGGATGCCAGGGCCTGCCTGATAAACGGAGATACCTCGGCGATCCGGTTTAAGACACCGGAGCTGGAAGAGGATGCGGGAAAGCTCCGCTTTACGGAGAAACAGGCTTCAGCAATTCTGGAAATGCGTCTCTATAAGCTCATTGGCCTTGAAATCCTGGCTCTTGAAAAAGAACACAGAGAGACACTCAGAAAAATCAAGGAGTACGAGAAGATCCTGTCTGACAAGGGGACCATGGACCAGGTGATAAAGGAGGATCTGGCCGCCATTAAGAGGGAATTTGCCTGCCCAAGGCGCACGCTCATCGAGGACGGCAAGGAAGCCGTATATGACGAGAGCGCTGTGGAAGTCAGAGAAGTGGTCTTTGTCATGGATCGTTTTGGCTACAGCCGCATTGTAGACCGTTCCACCTATGACAGAAACAGAGAAACCATAGAAAATGAAAATCCCCATGTCATCTGCTGCTTAAATACGGATCGAATCTGTCTGTTTACAGATGCAGGTGTGCTTCATCAGGTGAAGGTGACAGATATTCCTCTCGGAAAGCTCAGGGATAAGGGTACACCGATTGACAATCTGTGTAAATTTGACGGCACAAAGGAACAGACGGTGTTTGTCACCAACGCATCATCCCTGCAGGGAAAGCTCTTCCTCTTTGCCACAAGAGATGCGATGTTAAAGCGTGTTCCGGGAGAGGAATTTGAGACAAACAACCGGATGGTTGCTGCCACAAAGCTCCAGGAGGGAGACAGCCTGGTAAGCGTCCAGCCGGCAGATGAGGCTTCCGAGGTGGTTCTGCAGACGGACAATGGCGTATTCCTGCGCTTTGCCATGGATGAAATCTCAGTTCAGAAGAAAAATGCCAGAGGCGTGCGCGGAATCAAGCTGGGCCGCGGCGAGGCTCTGGAGCAGGTTTATCTTCTGGGAGCGAATACAGAAAGTGTCATTACCTATAAAGAAAAGCAGGTGCATCTGAACCGTCTGAAGCAGGGACGCAGGGATGGAAAGGGAAACAAGGTCCGTCTCTAAAAGAAGAGCAGAAAATGCGAAGATATTTGACTTTCTTCTGTATACATGTTACATTAAAAAATATATAACTGCGAAAAATGATAGAAAAACGCAGATGATTTTGTCCGATCAGGGAAAGAAGTGCCGCAGGAGCACGCTCGGTTCAGAAAACAGATAGAATTTATACGGTCAGAGAACCGGCAGCATTACAACTGCCATACACAGACAAGTGATTCAGACAGGAGCAGAGAATGGAAAAACAGAATGCCGGAAGCATTATTTTAACAGAAAAAGACAGAGATGGCCTGGTAAAGCTGGGGCATGCGCTTTTTGCATGCCCGGAGCTGGGATTTAAGGAAGTGAAATCAAATCAGATTCTCACTTCTTTTTTGAGTGAAAATGGGATTTCGTATGAGAGCGGGCTCAGCGTCACCGGCATCAGGGCCACGGTCGGGACAGGCAGAAAGTATCACATTGCCCTGGCGGCGGATATGGATGCTCTGTCTGTTCAGGGGAAGGAAGGATCCTTTGCCTTTCACTCCTGCGGACACAGCATTCAGACAGCGGTTATGGCTTATGTGATGAAGCTTTTAAAGGACAGAGGGATTGTGGAGGCCTCCGGGGGCAGGGTCAGCTTTATTGCCACTCCGGCAGAGGAATTTATCGACTTTGAGAGCCGGGAACGTTTGAAAAAAGAAGGAAAAATCCGCTATCTTTCCGGTAAGCAGAACATGATTGCTGAGGGCGTGTTTGACGATGTGGACTGCGTCATTTCCATGCATATTAACGGGGACAGCGGCAACCGCCTGTTTGATATTGACTCCACGCTGGCCGGTTTTACAGTGAAAAAGGCGTTATTTCATGGCAAGAACGCCCATTCCGGAGCGGCACCTCATCTGGGAAGGAATGCCCTGCACGGGGCCAGCCTGGCCATGGATGCGATCGCCTATATGAAGGATCAGTTCCCGGCAGAGGCAGGGATCCAGATCCATCCGGTTATTACGGCCTGCGGCGGAAGCGTGAACACCATCCCTGAGGAGGTGGTGATGGAAAGCTATATCAGGGCCAATACCCTGGAGGCTCTCCTGGAGGCCAATAAAAAATTCGATGACTGTGTCATCCACTGTGCCCAGGCCCTCGGGCTTACGGCTGAGGTGGAAGACAGAACCGGCTATATGCCGTTTTCGCAGTCCCCCTGGCTGACAGAGGTGATTCACCGCCAGATGCTTTCCCTCTGCCGGGAGGATCAGATTGTAAAGCATGTGATTTCCGGGGCATCCGGCGATATTGGAGATCTGGGCTATCTGATACCCTCTGTCCAGTTTGGATTTTCAGGCATGAAGGGCCGGATCCACAGCTCCGAGTTTGAGATAGTCAATGAGGAGAACGCCTATTTTAACACGGCGAGAGTGGTAGCAGGAGCTGTTGAGGAGATCCTCACAACCCCGCAGCTGCAAATCAAAAATACAGATTACGCGGAGAAAAAACAGTTTTACCTGAACCGGTGGCTTCACGATACGCCCGGGGCAGATGAAGCATAAGAGCATTTTAAGCAGCAAGGCAGATAGTTGGAAAAAAAACTGTAACTTGCATGCAGAGAGCTGTCAGACTACAGTTTTTGAATATATCATATTTTGATTATTTATATTTCAGGAGGAATGAAGATGGAAGAGAACAGAGTACCAACCCCCCATATCGGAGCACAGGCAGGAGAGATCGCAGAGACCATTCTGCTTCCGGGTGATCCGCTCCGAGCAAAGTATATTGCAGAAAATTTTCTCACGGATGTAAAACAGTTCAATGGGGTCAGAAATATGTTTGGATACACCG is part of the Clostridium sp. M62/1 genome and harbors:
- a CDS encoding DNA gyrase/topoisomerase IV subunit B; translated protein: MGKAQYDADSITVLEGLEAVRKRPGMYIGGVGTKGLNHLIYEIVDNSVDEHLAGECTSIWVTLEADGSCTVRDNGRGIPVEMHKKGVSAERVVLSTLHAGGKFDNSAYKTSGGLHGVGSSVVNALSEHLDIKIYKNGQIHHDAYERGIPVVELVDGLLPVIGNTKETGTCINFLPDDTIFEKTKFKAEWLKSRLHETAYLNPALTIYYENRRAGEEEKIVYSEPDGIIAYVKEINAGKTPVHEPIYFKGSMEGIEVEAAIQFVDTFEENILGFCNNIFTQEGGTHLAGFKTKFTMLINSYARELGILKEKDSNFTGADTRNGMTAVIAIKHPDPIFEGQTKTKLASADATKAVFTLTGEELQRFFDRNLETLKAVIGCAEKSAKIRKAEEKAKTNMLTKSRFSFDSNGKLSNCESRDAEKCEIFIVEGDSAGGSAKMGRNRQYQAILPIRGKILNVEKASMDKVLANAEIKTMINAFGCGFSEGYGNDFDISKLRYNKIILMTDADVDGSHIDTLLLTFLYRFMPDLITEGHVYIAMPPLFKVIPKKGEEQYLYDEKALEKYKKTHAGGFTLQRYKGLGEMDAEQLWETTLNPENRVLKQVEIEDARMASEITEMLMGSDVPPRRQFIYDHAEEAEIDA
- a CDS encoding amidohydrolase produces the protein MEKQNAGSIILTEKDRDGLVKLGHALFACPELGFKEVKSNQILTSFLSENGISYESGLSVTGIRATVGTGRKYHIALAADMDALSVQGKEGSFAFHSCGHSIQTAVMAYVMKLLKDRGIVEASGGRVSFIATPAEEFIDFESRERLKKEGKIRYLSGKQNMIAEGVFDDVDCVISMHINGDSGNRLFDIDSTLAGFTVKKALFHGKNAHSGAAPHLGRNALHGASLAMDAIAYMKDQFPAEAGIQIHPVITACGGSVNTIPEEVVMESYIRANTLEALLEANKKFDDCVIHCAQALGLTAEVEDRTGYMPFSQSPWLTEVIHRQMLSLCREDQIVKHVISGASGDIGDLGYLIPSVQFGFSGMKGRIHSSEFEIVNEENAYFNTARVVAGAVEEILTTPQLQIKNTDYAEKKQFYLNRWLHDTPGADEA
- a CDS encoding DNA gyrase/topoisomerase IV subunit A, whose amino-acid sequence is MAEKIIKTEYSEEMQKSYMNYSMSVITARAIPDARDGLKPVQRRVLYDMSELHLGHDKPHRKSARIVGDTMGKYHPHGDSSIYETLVVMSQVFKKGMPLVNGHGNFGSIEGDGAAAMRYTEARLEKFAEEVYLKDLDKTVNFVPNYDETEKEPEVLPVRVPNLLINGAEGIAVGMSTSIPPHNLGEVVDTVQAFIDNPELRTEELLGHLHGPDFPTGGIIANKKDLASIYETGSGKIKLRAKMEVELGKRKADKDKLVITEIPYTMIGAGINKCLMDIAELVESKKLTDVVDISNQSNKEGIRIVLELRKDADVEKIRNILYKKTKLEDTYGVNMLAIVKGRPETLNLRGILKNYLDFQYENNTRKYRVLLEKELEKKEIQEGLIRACDVIDLIIAVLRGSRNLKDARACLINGDTSAIRFKTPELEEDAGKLRFTEKQASAILEMRLYKLIGLEILALEKEHRETLRKIKEYEKILSDKGTMDQVIKEDLAAIKREFACPRRTLIEDGKEAVYDESAVEVREVVFVMDRFGYSRIVDRSTYDRNRETIENENPHVICCLNTDRICLFTDAGVLHQVKVTDIPLGKLRDKGTPIDNLCKFDGTKEQTVFVTNASSLQGKLFLFATRDAMLKRVPGEEFETNNRMVAATKLQEGDSLVSVQPADEASEVVLQTDNGVFLRFAMDEISVQKKNARGVRGIKLGRGEALEQVYLLGANTESVITYKEKQVHLNRLKQGRRDGKGNKVRL